In Thermomicrobiales bacterium, the DNA window AGTCGGAGCAGTAGACCGGCTTGCCACTGGTGGGGACGAAGGGGACCATGGTCTCCTTGCCGCACTGGTCGCAAGTGGCAGGGTGCATGGTGCGATCGCCGCGCGGTGCGCCACCGTCTGAGCGGTAGCCACCGTTGCCACCCTGGCGGGCGGCCTTGGCGGCGCGCCGGCAGTCCGG includes these proteins:
- a CDS encoding zinc-ribbon domain containing protein; translated protein: MSVTDKILTCRDCGQEFVFTAGEQEFYAEKGFTNQPSRCPDCRRAAKAARQGGNGGYRSDGGAPRGDRTMHPATCDQCGKETMVPFVPTSGKPVYCSDCFQSRRQQRSYDRW